The genome window GCATATATATTTTCAAATGGTATCTCATTATTATCTGTGTGAGCTTGTAAAAGATGAAAAGATGGAGCAAGAGCTAGACGCTTATGAGTTTGAACTCGATTCTACGCCAGTATGGATATTTGTTGATAAGGCGATTGAAGAAATAAATATGCATTATCTCAATTAAATTACAATCCTTGGATAGCTAGAGAAAATTCGATTTTAGAAAAAATAAAAGACACTATCTATTAAATAAAGGAGAAGATTGCGATGTATGCAGTAGTTGCATTGTTTAATCTAGAATTAGAACAAAGAATAAAAATGATATGGGAAGGCTTAGAGAGTAACGAAATATCCTATTATGCGAGAGAAGTCGGTGATAGAGTGCCACATATTACACTAGCAAACTATAAAGATATTCCGGTCATGAGCTTTATACATAAGATGGGAACTTTTTATAAAGGTAAAGAAAAAGTTAGAGTTGATTTTCAGACAATAGGATCTTTTATAAATACAAAAACGTTATTTTATTCCCCGACTATAACTGAAGAGTTACTTGATTTACATTCTGATCATCATAGAAATTTCGCCTCCTTTATTGATGATGAAGAGTCGGTATATCTTCCGGGTAAATGGGTTCCGCATTGCACCTTAGCTAATAGACTTTCAGAAGAAAAACTTAAGGATGCATATAATTATTGTTTAAAGATGGATGAAAAGCTAAAAGGGGAAATAAACCGAATAGGATTAATTAGAATAGATAGTAAAAAGCATGCTCCTCTTATATATTCTGAGAGTTTAATTTGATTGGAAAAATATAAAAAACTGTTGACGATTGTATGGATAATTGTTATTATGTAAAAGTTACCTTGAATGGTAACGGAAATTGATAATTTAATAGTTGAAAGTTTTTAAGAAAGTTATTGACTAGTAACTATTAAATGTGATAATATATAAAAGTTGCATCTGATAGCAACGATAAATTGCTCTTTGAAAACTGAACAAACAAACGTCAACAATAATCGTTTTATAACTAGCGTTATAAAACAAAAAAGTAACAAAAAGCTAGAGTTTAGCAATGAGCTAATCAACTCTTTATTGGAGAGTTTGATCCTGGCTCAGGACGAACGCTGGCGGCGTGCCTAATACATGCAAGTCGAGCGGACTTTAAAAGCTTGCTTTTAAAGTTAGCGGCGGACGGGTGAGTAACACGTGGGCAACCTGCCTGTAAGACTGGGATAACTTCGGGAAACCGGAGCTAATACCGGATAATCCTTTTCCTCTCATGAGGAAAAGCTGAAAGACGGTTTACGCTGTCACTTACAGATGGGCCCGCGGCGCATTAGCTAGTTGGTGAGGTAACGGCTCACCAAGGCAACGATGCGTAGCCGACCTGAGAGGGTGATCGGCCACACTGGGACTGAGACACGGCCCAGACTCCTACGGGAGGCAGCAGTAGGGAATCTTCCGCAATGGACGAAAGTCTGACGGAGCAACGCCGCGTGAGTGATGAAGGTTTTCGGATCGTAAAACTCTGTTGTTAGGGAAGAACAAGTACAAGAGTAACTGCTTGTACCTTGACGGTACCTAACCAGAAAGCCACGGCTAACTACGTGCCAGCAGCCGCGGTAATACGTAGGTGGCAAGCGTTGTCCGGAATTATTGGGCGTAAAGCGCGCGCAGGCGGTCCTTTAAGTCTGATGTGAAAGCCCACGGCTCAACCGTGGAGGGTCATTGGAAACTGGGGGACTTGAGTGCAGAAGAGAAGAGTGGAATTCCACGTGTAGCGGTGAAATGCGTAGAGATGTGGAGGAACACCAGTGGCGAAGGCGACTCTTTGGTCTGTAACTGACGCTGAGGCGCGAAAGCGTGGGGAGCAAACAGGATTAGATACCCTGGTAGTCCACGCCGTAAACGATGAGTGCTAAGTGTTAGAGGGTTTCCGCCCTTTAGTGCTGCAGCAAACGCATTAAGCACTCCGCCTGGGGAGTACGGCCGCAAGGCTGAAACTCAAAGGAATTGACGGGGGCCCGCACAAGCGGTGGAGCATGTGGTTTAATTCGAAGCAACGCGAAGAACCTTACCAGGTCTTGACATCCTCTGACACTCCTAGAGATAGGACGTTCCCCTTCGGGGGACAGAGTGACAGGTGGTGCATGGTTGTCGTCAGCTCGTGTCGTGAGATGTTGGGTTAAGTCCCGCAACGAGCGCAACCCTTGATCTTAGTTGCCAGCATTCAGTTGGGCACTCTAAGGTGACTGCCGGTGACAAACCGGAGGAAGGTGGGGATGACGTCAAATCATCATGCCCCTTATGACCTGGGCTACACACGTGCTACAATGGATGGTACAAAGGGCAGCAAAACCGCGAGGTCGAGCAAATCCCATAAAACCATTCTCAGTTCGGATTGTAGGCTGCAACTCGCCTACATGAAGCTGGAATCGCTAGTAATCGCGGATCAGCATGCCGCGGTGAATACGTTCCCGGGCCTTGTACACACCGCCCGTCACACCACGAGAGTTTGTAACACCCGAAGTCGGTGGGGTAACCTTTTGGAGCCAGCCGCCTAAGGTGGGATAGATGATTGGGGTGAAGTCGTAACAAGGTAGCCGTATCGGAAGGTGCGGCTGGATCACCTCCTTTCTAAGGAAAATGGAATTTACATTCCATCAAAGATTGTTGACGATTTGATTGTTCAGTTTTGAGGGAGCAATTAATTCCTCAAAACAGTAATAAGTTTGAGGGTAAAGAGAAACAAGTAGATCAAGGAAGCAAATGCGCGAGCACCGGAGCGTACGACAGTACGTGAGGAGCAGAGCGAAGAAGCTGACGAAGAGATGCGAAGTTTATCTTTAGCCGAAATTGTTCCTTGAAAACTAGATTATGAATAGTAAGAACCAAGAAAGAAACCGAGTAATCGCCATCTTAGATTCTCTATTTTAGAGAATTACTTCTTTGGAAAGTAGTCGTATTAAACGAATACTCCTTCAAAGATTGGAGAGCAAAGAGAAGCAAGTAGGTCAAGGAAGCGACCGAACGAGCACCAGAGCGTACGACAGTACGTGAGGAGCAGAGTGAGGAAGCTGACGAAGAGATACACCGCTTATCTTTGGTCGAAACTAAGTTAAGTTAGAAAGGGCGCACGGTGGATGCCTTGGCACTAGGAGCCGATGAAGGACGGGATTAACACCGATATGCTTTGGGGAGCTGTAAGTAAGCTTTGATCCAGAGATTTCCGAATGGGGAAACCCTCTATCCGTAATGGGATAGAATCTTTACCTGAATACATAGGGTACTGAAGGCAGACCCGGGGAACTGAAACATCTAAGTACCCGGAGGAAGAGAAAGCAAACGCGATTCCCTGAGTAGCGGCGAGCGAAACGGGATTAGCCCAAACCAAGAGGCTTACCTCTTGGGGTTGTAGGACACTCTATATGGAGTTACAAAGGAACGGGGTAGACGAATTGATCTGGAAAGGTCAGTCGTAGAAGGTAAAAACCCTGTAGTCGAAACTTCGTTCCCTCTTGAGTGTATCCTGAGTACGGCGGGACACGAGAAATCCCGTCGGAAGCAGGGAGGACCATCTCCCAAGGCTAAATACTCCCTAGTGACCGATAGTGAACCAGTACCGTGAGGGAAAGGTGAAAAGCACCCCGGAAGGGGAGTGAAATAGATCCTGAAACCGTGTGCCTATAAGTAGTTAGAGCCCTTTTATGGGTGATAGCGTGCCTTTTGTAGAATGAACCGGCGAGTTACGATTACATGCAAGGTTAAGTTGAAGAGACGGAGCCGCAGCGAAAGCGAGTCTGAATAGGGCGAAATAGTATGTGGTTGTAGACCCGAAACCAGGTGATCTACCCATGTCCAGGGTGAAGTCCAGGTAACACTGGATGGAGGCCCGAACCCACGCACGTTGAAAAGTGCGGGGATGAGGTGTGGGTAGCGGAGAAATTCCAATCGAACTTGGAGATAGCTGGTTCTCTCCGAAATAGCTTTAGGGCTAGCCTCAAGATTTAGAGTATTGGAGGTAGAGCACTGTTTGGACTAGGGGCCCCCATCGGGTTACCGAATTCAGACAAACTCCGAATGCCAAATACTTATTCTTGGGAGTCAGACTACGAGTGATAAGATCCGTGGTCAAGAGGGAAACAGCCCAGACCACCAGCTAAGGTCCCAAAGTATACGTTAAGTGGAAAAGGATGTGGAGTTGCTTAGACAACCAGGATGTTGGCTTAGAAGCAGCCACCATTTAAAGAGTGCGTAATAGCTCACTGGTCGAGTGACTCTGCGCCGAAAATGTACCGGGGCTAAACGTATCACCGAAGCTGTGGATTGACATCTTTGATGTCAGTGGTAGGAGAGCGTTCTAAGGGCGTTGAAGCTAGACCGTAAGGACTGGTGGAGCGCTTAGAAGTGAGAATGCCGGTATGAGTAGCGAAAGATGAGTGAGAATCTCATCCACCGAATGCCTAAGGTTTCCTGAGGAAGGCTCGTCCGCTCAGGGTTAGTCGGGACCTAAGCCGAGGCTGAAAAGCGTAGGCGATGGATAACAGGTTGATATTCCTGTACCACCTTTAAATCGTTTGAGCAATGGGGGGACGCAGGAGGATAGGGTAAGCGTGCTGTTGGGTTAGCACGTCCAAGCAGTTAGGCTGGTAATGAGGCAAATCCCATTACCACATAAGCGGAGCTGTGACGGCGAGGGAAATATAGTACCGAAGTTCCTGATTCCACACTGCCAAGAAAAGCCTCTAGCGAGATTTAGGGTGCCCGTACCGCAAACCGACACAGGTAGGCGAGGAGAGAATCCTAAGGTGAGCGAGAGAACTCTCGTTAAGGAACTCGGCAAAATGACCCCGTAACTTCGGGAGAAGGGGTGCTCTTGCGGGTGCAAGCCTGCGAGAGCCGCAGTGAATAGGCCCAGGCGACTGTTTAGCAAAAACACAGGTCTCTGCGAAGCCGCAAGGCGAAGTATAGGGGCTGACACCTGCCCGGTGCTGGAAGGTTAAGAGGAGGGGTTAGCACGTTAGTGCGAAGCTCTGAATTGAAGCCCCAGTAAACGGCGGCCGTAACTATAACGGTCCTAAGGTAGCGAAATTCCTTGTCGGGTAAGTTCCGACCCGCACGAAAGGTGTAACGATCTGGGCACTGTCTCAACGAGAGACTCGGTGAAATTATAGTACCTGTGAAGATGCAGGTTACCCGCGACAGGACGGAAAGACCCCGTGGAGCTTTACTGCAGCCTGATATTGAATTTTGGTACAGCTTGTACAGGATAGGTAGGAGCCTTGGAAGCCGGAGCGCTAGCTTCGGTGGAGGCATTGGTGGGATACTACCCTGGCTGTATTGACATTCTAACCCGCACCCCTGATCGGGGTGGGAGACAGTGTCAGGTGGGCAGTTTGACTGGGGCGGTCGCCTCCTAAAAAGTAACGGAGGCGCCCAAAGGTTCCCTCAGAATGGTTGGAAATCATTCGTAGAGTGTAAAGGCACAAGGGAGCTTGACTGCGAGACCTACAAGTCGAGCAGGGACGAAAGTCGGGCTTAGTGATCCGGTGGTTCCGCATGGAAGGGCCATCGCTCAACGGATAAAAGCTACCCCGGGGATAACAGGCTTATCTCCCCCAAGAGTCCACATCGACGGGGAGGTTTGGCACCTCGATGTCGGCTCATCGCATCCTGGGGCTGTAGTCGGTCCCAAGGGTTGGGCTGTTCGCCCATTAAAGCGGTACGCGAGCTGGGTTCAGAACGTCGTGAGACAGTTCGGTCCCTATCCGTCGTGGGCGTAGGAAATTTGAGAGGAGCTGTCCTTAGTACGAGAGGACCGGGATGGACGCACCGCTGGTGTACCAGTTGTCTTGCCAAAGGCATCGCTGGGTAGCTATGTGCGGAAGGGATAAGTGCTGAAAGCATCTAAGCATGAAGCCCCCTCAAGATGAGATTTCCCATAGCGCAAGCTAGTAAGATCCCTGAAAGATGATCAGGTTGATAGGTCAGAGGTGGAAGCGTGGCGACATGTGGAGCTGACTGATACTAATAGATCGAGGACTTAACTAAAATAATCTTAGCGTAAGCTAAGAAAGATTACTTGTTCTTTCTTTTACTTCATAATCTAGTTTTGAGGGAATAACCTCAAAAATTAAATAGTCTGGTGGCGATAGCGAGAAGGTCACACCCGTTCCCATACCGAACACGGAAGTTAAGCTTCTCAGCGCCGATGGTAGTTGGGGGTTCTCTCCCTGTGAGAGTAGGACGTTGCCAGGCACTAAAAGACCTAAGAGCATATGCTTTTAGGTCTTTTTTCTATACTAAATATTATCCGAATCATAAATCTGATTTTAGGGATTAATTTGTCAAAGTTGAATTAGATATGAAAATGAAAAAATTCTACTTTCTTCTATTATTTAATCCTTTTTCTGATTTATCTGTCTTCTGTATGTAGAGGGAAGATTGTTTACTTCTCTCTAAATAGGTAATTATAAGTATAATATAGGAATGATTAATACATCTGGGAGTGAGAAAGTATATGCTTGAAAATAGTGTTACAATGATATTGATTATTCTTGTAATTAATATTGTTTATGTTTCTTTTTTTACGATACGAATGATTTTAACTTTAAAGGGACAAAGATACTTAGCTGCCTTCATCAGTATGATTGAGGTAGTCATTTATGTTATTGGATTAGGGCTGGTTTTAGATAATTTAGATCAAATTCAAAACTTGGTTGCCTACGCTATTGGTTATGGAATAGGAGTCATTGTAGGGATGAAGATAGAGGAAAAACTGGCTTTAGGATATATAACAGTAAATGTTATTACAAAGGAATATGATCGAGATTTACCGAAATCATTAAGAACACAGGGATATGGAGTAACAACGTGGACTGCACAAGGATTAGAAGGCGACCGTATGGCTTTGCAGATATTGACTCCTCGAAAATATGAATTAAAATTATATCAAACAATTAAAGAATTAGACCCAAAAGCATTTATAATTGCATATGAGCCAAAAACAATATATGGCGGGTTCTGGGTGAAAAGTGTTAAGAAAGGAAAGTTATTTAATGAGTAAGAAAAAAAGATTTGAAGTGCAAACAAATGAGTCGATTGATGACTGTTTAGACAGAATGAAACAGGAAGGCTATATGCCAATAAAGCGGATGGAAAAGCCTGTTTTTAAAGAAGTAAAGGTAAATGGTCAAATGTCTTATGAGCCTGTGTCACAGCAAATAATCTTTGAAGCTATCCAATTAGAAGGTTAAATCACGAACAATAAAAATAAAACTATATTAATTGTTCGACATTTAGTGTTGACAATATATAAATATGCTTGTTAAGATGGTATAGTGTTAACTAACAGATAAACGAAATAATTGTTTAATTAAATAGCCCTCATATAATAATGGGAATATGGCCCATAAGTTTCTACCCGGTAACCGTAAAATACTGGACTATGAGGGAAAGTGAATGAAAAAGAGCTGAAAAAAGTAGAAACCTACTTTATTCAGGTTTATTTAAGCTCTGGACAGATACTTTCTCTCTTTTAGTGTAGAAGTTTTCTGTCTAGGGCTTTTTAAATTGGAATCAGGGGGAAGAGCATGACCGCATCAGTTGGTATTATCATGGGGAGTAAATCAGATTGGGAGACAATGAAGCATGCTTGTAGCATATTAGATCAACTGGAAGTAGATTACGAGAAAAAAGTAGTCTCTGCTCATCGTACTCCTGACTTAATGTTTGAATATGCTGAAAGCGCGAGAGATAGAGGAATTAAAGTAATTATTGCGGGAGCAGGAGGAGCAGCACATCTTCCAGGGATGGTTGCAGCTAAGACAACTTTGCCTGTTATAGGAGTTCCTGTTCAATCAAGAGCTCTAAATGGGCTGGATTCATTATTGTCAATTGTACAAATGCCTGGAGGAGTTCCTGTAGCTACTGTAGCAATTGGAAAAGCTGGGGCAACTAATGCTGGACTTCTTGCAGCCCAAATCCTTGGTGCCTCAGACTTAGAAATAGCAGAAAGACTTTTTTCCATGAGAGAAAGAACAAAAAAAGAAGTGATGGAAAGTAGTGATGAGCTTGTCTAATCGAGTAATCTTACCTGGGCAGACGATTGGCATTATAGGTGGCGGTCAGCTAGGGAGGATGATGGCAATTGCGGCAAAAGCACAAGGGTTTAGAATTGCTGTATTAGATCCGACTGAAGACTCTCCTTGTGGGCAGATAGCTGACTATAAAATAGTAGATGCATATGATAGTCTATCTGCTATTAAGAAGCTAGCAGAGATTAGTGATGTCATTACGTATGAATTTGAAAATATAGATGCTGTTTGTCTCGAATGGCTAACGAATAATGCGTATGTTCCTCAGGGTTCAGCTTTATTAGAAATAACGCAAGATCGGGTGAAGGAAAAAAAAGCAATCGAACAAGCTGGTATTAATATAGCTCCATATGTTGTCGTAGAAAAAGCTAGGGATATTTATAATGGATTAGCAGAATTAGGCTATCCAGCTGTTTTAAAAACGGCCCGTGGAGGTTATGATGGAAAAGGCCAATATGTTATTAAAGAAAGCAGCCAAATAGCAGAAGCGGAAAAGCTTTTGAATAATGGAGTCTGTGTATTAGAAAAATGGATTTCTTTTAATAAGGAAATATCAGTTATTATCACTAGAAGTGGAAAGGGAGAAGCTACTGTTTTTCCAGTTAGTGAAAATATTCATCTTAATAATATTTTGCATGAATCAATTGTTCCAGCTCGCATTAGTGACTTAGCAAAGGACTTAGCGATTGAAAAGGCAAGTAAGCTTGCTGAAAATCTAAATTTGGTAGGAACATTAGCAGTAGAAATGTTCCTGACCGAGGATGAAGAGATTTATATTAATGAGTTGGCACCTAGACCACATAACTCTGGGCATTATACAATTGAGGCATGCGAGACTTCACAGTTTGAGCAGCATATCCGTGCGGTGTGCAATTGGCCGTTAGCAAGCACTAGATTATTAAGACCTACTGTTATGGTTAATATTCTCGGTCAGCATCAAGAAAAGATAATCGAACAAATTCCTGAATTACAGGATTGGAAGATCCATCTTTATGGAAAACAGGATCCTAAAGAAAATAGAAAGATGGGGCATGCTACCTTGCTTCGTTCTTCTGTTGAAATGGCTTTGGATGAAATCGAGAATACGCACATATGGAAGGTACAGAAAGAAAAAATCGGAGGATAAACAATGATTGATCGTTACACAAGACCAGAAATGGGAAACATTTGGACAGAGGAAAATCGCTTTAAAGCGTGGTTAGAGGTAGAAATTTTAGCATGTGAGGCTTGGGTAAAGCTTGGTGAAATTCCACAAGAGGATGTAAAAAAAATCCGCAAAAATGCTTCATTTGATATCGAGCGTATTAAAGAAATAGAAATGGATACAAGACATGATGTTGTAGCATTTACTAGAGCGGTATCGGAAACACTTGGAGAAGAACGAAAATGGGTGCATTACGGTCTAACTTCTACAGATGTTGTAGATACAGCACTTTCCTACTTAATTAAACAAGCAAATGAAATTTTATTAAAAGACGTAGAGAACTTTATTGATGTTTTAAAAAACAAAGCGCAAGAACATAAGTATACCGTTATGATGGGACGTACACATGGCGTACATGCAGAACCTACAACATTCGGTTTGAAACTAGCACTATGGCATGAAGAAATGAAACGTAATCTGGAAAGATTTAAAGCAGCTGCTGAAGGTATTGAATACGGTAAGATTTCTGGTGCGGTAGGAACTTATGCTAATATTGATCCTTTTGTTGAGCAATATGTTTGTAAAGAATTAGGATTAAAGCCAGCGCCGATTTCAACCCAGACGTTACAGCGCGATCGCCATGCGGATTATATGTCTACTTTAGCGTTAATCGCTACATCCATTGAAAAATTTGCAGTAGAAATTCGTGGATTGCAAAAAAGTGAAACAAGAGAAGTAGAAGAGTTTTTCGCAAAAGGACAAAAAGGTTCTTCAGCAATGCCGCATAAACGTAACCCAATTGGTTCAGAAAATATGGCTGGTCTTGCTCGTGTGATTCGTGGTTATATGCTGACTGCTTATGAAAATGTTCCTCTATGGCACGAAAGAGATATATCTCACTCTTCTGCTGAGCGGATTATTATTCCTGATGCAACGATTGCCTTAAATTATATGTTAAATCGCTTCAGTAATATCGTGAAAAACCTAACTGTATTCCCAGAGAATATGAAGCGTAATATGGATCGTACACTGGGATTAATTTAC of Niallia circulans contains these proteins:
- the purE gene encoding 5-(carboxyamino)imidazole ribonucleotide mutase; protein product: MTASVGIIMGSKSDWETMKHACSILDQLEVDYEKKVVSAHRTPDLMFEYAESARDRGIKVIIAGAGGAAHLPGMVAAKTTLPVIGVPVQSRALNGLDSLLSIVQMPGGVPVATVAIGKAGATNAGLLAAQILGASDLEIAERLFSMRERTKKEVMESSDELV
- the purK gene encoding 5-(carboxyamino)imidazole ribonucleotide synthase — translated: MSLSNRVILPGQTIGIIGGGQLGRMMAIAAKAQGFRIAVLDPTEDSPCGQIADYKIVDAYDSLSAIKKLAEISDVITYEFENIDAVCLEWLTNNAYVPQGSALLEITQDRVKEKKAIEQAGINIAPYVVVEKARDIYNGLAELGYPAVLKTARGGYDGKGQYVIKESSQIAEAEKLLNNGVCVLEKWISFNKEISVIITRSGKGEATVFPVSENIHLNNILHESIVPARISDLAKDLAIEKASKLAENLNLVGTLAVEMFLTEDEEIYINELAPRPHNSGHYTIEACETSQFEQHIRAVCNWPLASTRLLRPTVMVNILGQHQEKIIEQIPELQDWKIHLYGKQDPKENRKMGHATLLRSSVEMALDEIENTHIWKVQKEKIGG
- the purB gene encoding adenylosuccinate lyase, with protein sequence MIDRYTRPEMGNIWTEENRFKAWLEVEILACEAWVKLGEIPQEDVKKIRKNASFDIERIKEIEMDTRHDVVAFTRAVSETLGEERKWVHYGLTSTDVVDTALSYLIKQANEILLKDVENFIDVLKNKAQEHKYTVMMGRTHGVHAEPTTFGLKLALWHEEMKRNLERFKAAAEGIEYGKISGAVGTYANIDPFVEQYVCKELGLKPAPISTQTLQRDRHADYMSTLALIATSIEKFAVEIRGLQKSETREVEEFFAKGQKGSSAMPHKRNPIGSENMAGLARVIRGYMLTAYENVPLWHERDISHSSAERIIIPDATIALNYMLNRFSNIVKNLTVFPENMKRNMDRTLGLIYSQRVLLALIDKGLTREEAYDTVQPRAMESWEKQVPFRELVDSDAVISSKLTKEEIDDCFDYHFHIKHVDTIFNRLGL
- a CDS encoding 2'-5' RNA ligase family protein, which translates into the protein MYAVVALFNLELEQRIKMIWEGLESNEISYYAREVGDRVPHITLANYKDIPVMSFIHKMGTFYKGKEKVRVDFQTIGSFINTKTLFYSPTITEELLDLHSDHHRNFASFIDDEESVYLPGKWVPHCTLANRLSEEKLKDAYNYCLKMDEKLKGEINRIGLIRIDSKKHAPLIYSESLI
- a CDS encoding NETI motif-containing protein — its product is MSKKKRFEVQTNESIDDCLDRMKQEGYMPIKRMEKPVFKEVKVNGQMSYEPVSQQIIFEAIQLEG
- a CDS encoding DUF2179 domain-containing protein → MLENSVTMILIILVINIVYVSFFTIRMILTLKGQRYLAAFISMIEVVIYVIGLGLVLDNLDQIQNLVAYAIGYGIGVIVGMKIEEKLALGYITVNVITKEYDRDLPKSLRTQGYGVTTWTAQGLEGDRMALQILTPRKYELKLYQTIKELDPKAFIIAYEPKTIYGGFWVKSVKKGKLFNE